In the genome of Afifella aestuarii, one region contains:
- a CDS encoding type VI immunity family protein produces MKGFDRIVLARLLGGEERLAEVLGPSCPIHDYDGGIVVQAGPEPQLGDINRGLVLDDYRRVSQALAPIRFEDYPRGLFVLGEPFDSLEETRKWIRRFD; encoded by the coding sequence ATGAAGGGGTTCGACCGCATCGTCCTCGCGCGGCTCTTGGGAGGCGAAGAAAGGCTTGCCGAAGTGCTTGGGCCGAGTTGCCCGATCCACGACTATGACGGTGGCATCGTCGTTCAGGCCGGCCCCGAGCCTCAACTCGGCGATATCAATCGTGGGCTTGTGCTCGACGACTATCGGCGCGTATCGCAAGCGCTTGCGCCCATTCGCTTCGAGGACTACCCGCGCGGTCTCTTTGTTCTTGGAGAGCCTTTCGACTCGCTTGAAGAAACTCGGAAGTGGATTCGGCGCTTCGATTGA
- a CDS encoding PAAR-like domain-containing protein, whose amino-acid sequence MQGAGQALPFTNVAFARDLAKGTRTVFSHGGAMNGIKGSEFYKSIGHEPGTGGGVKSGVNLHRRPGFPGRPTSSWKAAPTPASPTTCSSTRATPSRPAGILQERSQELARQPLNGGYAPISVVPIVKSVT is encoded by the coding sequence GTGCAAGGCGCCGGACAAGCGCTTCCCTTCACCAATGTCGCTTTTGCCAGGGATCTCGCCAAGGGCACGAGAACCGTATTCTCCCATGGCGGGGCGATGAACGGCATCAAGGGGTCGGAGTTCTACAAATCGATCGGCCACGAGCCGGGCACCGGCGGCGGCGTGAAGTCGGGCGTCAACCTTCACCGGCGACCTGGCTTTCCTGGTCGCCCAACGTCTTCATGGAAGGCCGCCCCGACACCCGCCTCACCGACAACATGCTCCTCAACAAGGGCAACACCATCTCGACCGGCGGGTATTTTACAGGAACGCTCACAGGAGCTAGCGCGGCAACCTCTGAACGGCGGCTATGCGCCCATCTCGGTCGTTCCGATAGTCAAATCCGTTACTTGA